In Gadus chalcogrammus isolate NIFS_2021 chromosome 11, NIFS_Gcha_1.0, whole genome shotgun sequence, a single window of DNA contains:
- the apoeb gene encoding apolipoprotein Eb produces the protein MKAVALILALAFVAGCNARVVLPLSPQTTWEGSVDQFWQYIADLNTKADGVVENIKASQISRELDTLITDTMAELAVYREDITTKLGPYADDTKGQLTQDMQLLTDRLQKDMMDAKERSGQYLEEVKALVELNAEEANTRLGTYTRKLKKRLSKDTEEIRNTVTTYLGEVHSRTSQNLDMVRGHVQPYVSQAHGSASEKLGSITALLKTQADGLSQQLETQAEGLKTQLESTAEELRTTMEEKMDQLGDILAPFVAKVREQIQTITDTVQENAGQ, from the exons ATGAAGGCTGTAGCTCTCATCCTTGCTCTTGCATTTGTTGCAG GCTGCAATGCCCGCGTTGtgctccccctgtccccccagaCCACCTGGGAAGGCTCGGTGGATCAGTTCTGGCAGTACATTGCCGATCTCAACACCAAAGCCGATGGCGTGGTGGAGAACATCAAGGCCTCCCAGATCAGCAGGGAACTAGA caccctgaTCACCGACACCATGGCCGAGCTGGCCGTGTACCGGGAGGACATCACCACCAAGCTGGGCCCCTACGCCGATGACACCAAGGGCCAGCTGACCCAGGACATGCAGCTGCTGACCGACCGCCTGCAGAAGGACATGATGGACGCCAAGGAGAGGAGCGGCCAGtacctggaggaggtgaaggctcTGGTGGAGCTCAACGCGGAGGAGGCCAACACCCGCCTGGGCACCTACACCCGCAAGCTGAAGAAGCGCCTGAGCAAGGACACAGAGGAGATCCGCAA CACCGTTACCACCTACCTGGGCGAGGTCCACTCCCGCACCAGCCAGAACCTGGACATGGTGAGGGGGCACGTGCAGCCCTACGTCAGCCAGGCCCACGGCAGCGCCAGCGAGAAGCTGGGCAGCATCACGGCCCTGCTGAAGACCCAGGCCGACGGTCTGAGCCAGCAGCTGGAGACCCAGGCCGAGGGCCTGAAGACCCAGCTGGAGTCCACCGCTGAGGAGCTGCGCACCACcatggaggagaagatggaCCAGCTGGGAGACATCCTCGCCCCCTTCGTCGCCAAGGTCCGCGAGCAGATCCAGACCATCACAGACACCGTCCAGGAGAACGCCGGCCAATAG
- the apoc1 gene encoding apolipoprotein C-I — protein sequence MSNPLKSQTEGMQTHTHCFPSPTLFFCIWNRFLKMKLYLAVAVLLLALATQSEAQAPEEPTPAGPDSIGDKFSQFGDTVAVLGQDIAVKTQDAIQRAQESEFAVKTRTWFSDQFEKMKAKLSEIGQ from the exons ATGAGCAACCCTTTAAAAAGCCAAACCGaaggcatgcaaacacacacacattgttttccTTCCCCTACATTGTTTTTTTGCATCTGGAACAG ATTTCTCAAAATGAAGCTTTACCTCGCAGTGGCCGTCCTGTTGCTGGCTCTCGCAACGCAATCAG AGGCCCAGGCTCCGGAGGAACCGACCCCTGCGGGTCCTGATAGCATTGGGGACAAGTTCAGCCAGTTCGGGGACACAGTGGCCGTGCTCGGCCAAGACATTGCCGTGAAGACCCAGGACGCCATCCAGAGAGCTCAAGAAAGCGAGTTTGCCGTCAAAACTAG GACCTGGTTCAGCGATCAGTTCGAGAAGATGAAGGCAAAGTTAAGCGAGATTGGACAATAA
- the apoa2 gene encoding apolipoprotein A-II → MNGKFALALILCLQVSLSLCQAPAPSQELVDKYEGLKGVFYRRLLTGVTRAQAALGPMIEGMGDSDQTAKAYVEGIQTSPKFQSAVKIASGLAQEASPLVEKARLATLGAYEQYLRPYIGTYLDDQIIQAKFFLDKVLPVE, encoded by the exons ATGAACGGAAAATTCGCTTTGGCACTCATCCTCTGCCTCCAGG tCTCCCTGAGCCTGTGTCAGGCCCCCGCTCCGTCCCAGGAGCTGGTGGACAAGTATGAGGGTCTGAAGGGCGTCTTCTACCGCCGCTTGCTAACCGGCGTCACCAGAGCGCAGGCGGCACTGGGACCCATGATTGAGGGCATGGGCGACAGCGACCAGACCGCCAAGGCCTATGTGGAGGGCATACAGACCAGCCCCAAGTTCCAGAGCGCCGTCAAGATCGCCAG tggCCTGGCCCAAGAAGCATCCCCCCTGGTGGAAAAGGCCCGCCTTGCCACCCTCGGTGCATATGAGCAGTACCTGCGTCCATACATCGGCACCTACCTGGACGACCAGATCATCCAGGCCAAGTTCTTCCTGGACAAAGTGCTGCCCGTAGAGTAG